DNA sequence from the Roseofilum casamattae BLCC-M143 genome:
GAAAGCGCGCCTTGGGGGCCGCCTCCCATTCCACCCATGCGACGGCCGATAAAGAATTGCCAAATGGCAATAAAGACCAAAGGAGGTAAAACTAAACTCGCAATGGTTCCCAACCATCCTCGTTTCGCCGGAGGTGCAGCAGCAAACTCGACGCCGTTATTTTCTAGTTTCTGCGGCAGTTCTAAATCGAAAAGTGGCGTGGTGCGCAATACTTGACCCGGTTTGTTGTCTTCCTCTTTTAACTGGTAGCGAATTTCTTCTTGTCCGACATAGGCGCTGGTCACATTACCGTCTTGCACTTGGTCGATAAATAAACTGTAAGGAACTTGCGGAATAGAAGGCCCGAAGAATTGCGGGAACAGTAAGGTAATCAGGAGATAGACTCCACCAATAGCCAGCAAGATATTGCTGAGCAAGCGACCCCTGGGGGGTGATGAATTTTGTTTAACGCTCATATGCTATAGAAAAAGGACGATCTAAAAAGGTCGATTTAGCCATTAATCTCAGCATAGCGTTAAATTGCGATCGCCCAGGTTGGGAAATCCGCATCTTAACAAATACTGCAGTCACCGCAGTATCATTGATTGAACCAACTTAATATGGGAAGCCTGACGATATTCCACTACCAATAAGTAAGAACTCTATGCACTAGCGCTAGAGCGACCATTTTGTATCGAAATCTTTGAGGTAGTACAGGGTAAAACAAGCTGCTAGCATGGGCCAAGCAGCGAAAAATAGCAGGTTAGGAACCTCAAGGGGAGTAAGATAGACCTTAAAACTAGAAAATGTCGAGACGGAATGCATAAAGAGTACGAGAAGATAACTGATTTTCTTTTGGTATCCAGTCACGAATGCTAGGACGATCGCTAATTGAACCGTACCAATAGAATAAACTGCGATATTACCTAACCCGCTAATCAAGTAAAATTTTTCAAATACAGCCGCACCATGTTCGGGGTTGAAAAATTTATCTAGCGTCCACATCAACATGACGATAAAAACACTAATTCGTAATAGAAAAAGAGATAACGCTAAACGCTTGTTTAAAGCTACTGTTTCCATGATTTAATAATATTGCTATTTGCAATTGACTATAATTCTACAATGAGAACCACGACCTGCCCTGCCCCCATAACAGTAATATTGGCTGGCAACTCATTGGATGGCCGCAGCAAGTCGTTGGTTTGGGAAAAATACTTTAACAACAGCTATCTGTGGAACAAGATGCCGCACCATCTGCGAGCTGAGTCACGTTATAATGTTGCCCTTTACTTTCTTTCGGATGGCGGCGAGAATTAATGCGACAATCGAAAGCAACAGCATCCTCTAAGGCAATCTCTTCGTAGGGCAAGATCGGAATAAATTGACCGGCGTAAGGTCCATCTCGATCGGTTAAGAGATGGAAGGTTTTATCGCAGACAACCATTCTCTCGCCACGATAATAAGTATGACCGTCGTCATCTTGGATGGACTTCCAAGGACCTTTATAAATAACGGCTTGATTGCACTCCAAACACGGGCCTTGCTTCCCTTTGTAAGCGCGCACTGTCATTGAGCGAAATTCAATACCGTCAATGGTCTGCCAAGGTTCTTGTTGGAAGCTGAGTATTTCAATGCCATAAAAACCAGCTTCGGCGAACATCTCCAAAAATTCTGACTCTAAAAACGCACCAGAAATACAACCACTCCACAATTCCGGATCGCTCATGATTTTGGCAGTGGGAACTTCATCACAAACGATATCTGAAATCACTGCTCTTCCGCCTTTTTTGAGGACGCGGAAAATTTCTTGAAAGAGTTGTTTTTTATCCCTTGGTTTCACCAAGTTCAGTACGCAATTTGAGATGACCAGATCGACGCTATTATCAGCAATCAACGGAGATTCTGCGCGCAGTCGCTCGGCTTCTGCTTCGCACTCAGAAAGTTGCTCTAATGAGGAAATCGGACGATCGCTCAGCCACTGTTGAAGAGAGGCAAGAGGAAGTTTCAAGTCTTGGATCTTGCCTTTGACAAATTCGGTATTATGAAATCCAATGTTATCCGCAATTTCTTCTTGATATTTCCGCGCGAGGTCGAGCATTACATCATTAAAGTCAACGCCGATTACTTTACCTTCTGCACCAACTTTCTGAGCCACCATATAGCAGTTTTTTCCGGCACCTGAACCTAAATCTACGACCACATCGCCAACTTCAGCATAACGAGTTGGATCGCCGCAACCGTAATCCTTGGTTAAGATTTCGTCAGGAATGACATCAAGATAGCGAACGTCTTGATATTCAGTGGGGCAACAGAGACTGGGTTCGTGGGTTTTGGCCCCTGCTTGGTAACGGCTGAGGACTTCGCTCTCAATATTGTAAATGGGTGTAGTGCTCTGGTCTAGCATAGGGTTACGCCTATTTTGGCAATTGCTAATGAGTTTGGAACGCGATTTTCATCTTAAGGGCGATCGCTGAAATTATGCTGAGAGTATGAATAAAATTCCAGTTTTCGCAAATTAGAATAGCTGTAGTTTAATTTAGAATAACTATGGTTGCACGATCGAGCATGTCACCAACTCACGTTGCTTTAGCCGTTCTCTACCGCGAAGATCGCTATTTAATGCAGCTTCGCGACGATATCCCCGGAATTTTGTATCCGGGATATTGGGGCTTGTTTGGCGGACATTTAGAGCCGGGGGAATCTCCAGATCGCGGCATGGAGCGCGAGCTATTGGAAGAGATTGGGTACTGTCCTCCTCGCTTAGAAAAGTTTGGTTGCGATACTGATGAAGGTATCATTCGCCATATCTACCACGGACGATTAACGGTTGGACTGGAGGAACTGGTGTTGCAAGAAGGTATGGATATGGGTTTATTGTCTCCAGAGCAAGTGCGGGACGGACGAGCCTTATCGCTAAAACTCGATAAAGTTCGTCCGTTGGGACTGCCTCACCAGCGTATTGTGCTCGGGATTATTAATGCCCATTTTGGATAACCAACCGGAGTTTTGAGTTAACGCTGAGTTGGAGTAAGTAAGCGGACTTGACGAGCATCGACGAGGATAACGGAAAACCCTCGATCGCGCAGAGACATTAAGGTTGCAGTCGCTTCTTGTGGGTTGCTCGTTTGCGATGCCAGCAAGTAGGGGTTACCCTCAAAGCTGGCCCAACCAACTGGCGTGCCAATTAAACTTTGGACTCGGGTAGCAATCTCCGGGTTATTCTGATAGTTGACTAAAATGGCGAATCCCGTTCCAATGGAATCTTTACTTTCTCTAACTGGTGCTGTAGGGACTTGCACGACAGAGGTAGAAACCGGAGGGTTGACAATGAAGGCTGTGAGTCCCGTGCTTTCCAAGATGTATTGACTCCAGCTCTGTGCCGTTTGCCGGTTGCGAAAGTTGCGGATATGAGTGACGATTTCACCCCGATACTGACACACTTGAGCTGTTCTATTGTCCGGAAGAATTCGGAACAAAAATTGTTGGCTGTTGAGGTTGGGAGTCTGTACCATTAAGGTAAATTCTCCTGAGTTAGGCGGCGAACAGCGGTTCCCTTGGCTCCAACCGGGAGTTGGGGAAATGAGTAGGGGGATGAGGGGGGCGATCGCCCCGGCAAAAAATACACTTTTGTAACGGTATAACTGACTCGGTACCCGAGTTGCGATCGCCTTAACAAACTTCATCATCGCTCGATCTCCCCATCTCTCCTTTCCACAGCATTCGGTTAAGTAGAAGCCACCAGAGAAGCAAAGGGGTCGGCAATGCTTTCGGAAGGGGCCTCAAATTTACCCGTTAGGACGTATTCTAGGCGCAATTTGAGCCAGGTGATAAATTGCGGATCGGTAGAAATAATCGCAGCAGCGGGTTGCGGGCATTCTTTTTTGTGCGCGGCCAGCTCTGCAGCGTCTAAAAAGGCAGGTTGCTCGATTAACCAAAAATCGATTTCTTTTTCTCGTTCTCGATAGTTACGAGTTCTTTCGCGCAAGACTTCTTCAAGGGGTTCTTCTTCGATGAGGAATTTTTTGCTGGCCAGAACGTAGTGGTAAGTGGTCATCAGATATTAACTCAGACTATTAATTCAGGGAACAAGAGAT
Encoded proteins:
- a CDS encoding NUDIX hydrolase, encoding MVARSSMSPTHVALAVLYREDRYLMQLRDDIPGILYPGYWGLFGGHLEPGESPDRGMERELLEEIGYCPPRLEKFGCDTDEGIIRHIYHGRLTVGLEELVLQEGMDMGLLSPEQVRDGRALSLKLDKVRPLGLPHQRIVLGIINAHFG
- a CDS encoding methyltransferase domain-containing protein, encoding MLDQSTTPIYNIESEVLSRYQAGAKTHEPSLCCPTEYQDVRYLDVIPDEILTKDYGCGDPTRYAEVGDVVVDLGSGAGKNCYMVAQKVGAEGKVIGVDFNDVMLDLARKYQEEIADNIGFHNTEFVKGKIQDLKLPLASLQQWLSDRPISSLEQLSECEAEAERLRAESPLIADNSVDLVISNCVLNLVKPRDKKQLFQEIFRVLKKGGRAVISDIVCDEVPTAKIMSDPELWSGCISGAFLESEFLEMFAEAGFYGIEILSFQQEPWQTIDGIEFRSMTVRAYKGKQGPCLECNQAVIYKGPWKSIQDDDGHTYYRGERMVVCDKTFHLLTDRDGPYAGQFIPILPYEEIALEDAVAFDCRINSRRHPKESKGQHYNVTQLADGAASCSTDSCC
- a CDS encoding DoxX family membrane protein, producing METVALNKRLALSLFLLRISVFIVMLMWTLDKFFNPEHGAAVFEKFYLISGLGNIAVYSIGTVQLAIVLAFVTGYQKKISYLLVLFMHSVSTFSSFKVYLTPLEVPNLLFFAAWPMLAACFTLYYLKDFDTKWSL
- a CDS encoding MgPME-cyclase complex family protein — its product is MTTYHYVLASKKFLIEEEPLEEVLRERTRNYREREKEIDFWLIEQPAFLDAAELAAHKKECPQPAAAIISTDPQFITWLKLRLEYVLTGKFEAPSESIADPFASLVAST